A window of Microbispora hainanensis genomic DNA:
CTTCGTGGCCCGCGCGCTCAAGAGCGCCGACGGCCCGGACGGCACCAAGCCGGAGGACTACTTCGCCGACCAGGGCGACCCGCGCGTCCACGAACTGGAGACGACGGCGCCCGCATCCTGAGGTCCCGCATGACCGTGACCTCCTGATCCGGCGCCTGATCGGGGCCCCGCCTGATCGGGCTCCGTACGGACTTGTGGCCGGCTTGACGCGGCGGCGCGCGCCGCGTGGAGCCGGCCACAAGCATGCGGTGGGACAAAGAGGCATCACCTCGAACGACCAAGGAGCCAAGGATGCCTCTCAGCAACGACCTCATCGTCACCGGCGGTCACGTGATCGGCATGGACCCGGCGGTGCCGGACGGCCCCGCCGACGTCGTCGTCCGCGACGGCGTGATCGTGTCGGTCGGCCCCGCCGCCGAAGCGTCCCCCGAGGCGGAGGTCGTGGACGCCTCCGGCTGCGTGGTGATGCCGGGCCTGGTCGACACCCACCGCCACACCTGGCAGTCCTCGCTGCGCCACATCGGGCTGGACTGGAGCCTGATGGACTACCTGGGGGCCGCGTTCCTGCAGTTCGGGCCGAACTTCCGGCCCGAGGACGTCTACGCGGGCACCCTGCTCGGCGCGCTCGGCGCGCTGGAGGCCGGGATCACCACGCTCGTCGACTGGTCCCACATCCAGAACACCCCCGAGCACGGCGACGCCGCCGTGGCCGCGCTGCGCGACAGCGGCATCCGGGGCGTCTTCGCCTACGGCTGGCCGCAGATCGACCCGCTCACGTGGGTGGGCGACCATAGCGACGCGGAGCTTCCTGCGGACGTCCGCCGGATCAGGGACGTGCTCGGCGACGACACCGCCCGCGTGACGATGGCCCTGGCGGCGCGCGGCCCCGAGATGTCGGCCCCCTCCGCCGCCCGGCGCGACCTGCTGCTCGCGCGGGAGCTCGGCCTGCGGGCCACCATGCACGTCGGCTCCTCCGAGAAGGCCGGCAGCGTCGGGTGGCTGCACGACGAGGGCCTGCTCGACGAGACGATCACGCTGGTGCACGCGAGCGCCACCGGCGACGACGAGCTGAAGGCCGCCGCGGACGCGGGCGCGACCGCGAGCGTGTCGCCGTTCATCGAGATGACCATGCCCGGGCTCGGCACGCCCGCGACCGGCCGTCTCCTGCGGGCGGGCCTCGTCACCGGTCTCAGCACCGACACCGAGGTCGCCACCTCGGGAGACATGTTCACGCAGATGCGCGCGGTCCTGGCGCACCACAGGTTCACGCAGGACCCGGCGCCGCTGACGGCCGCCGGCCTGCTGCGGATGGTCACCGCCGACGGCGCCGCGGTGGCCGGGCTGTCGGCCGTCACCGGCAGCCTCACGCCCGGCAAGCGCGCCGACCTCATCGTGGTCGAGGCCGGCACTCCCGCCATGGCCCCGATGCTCGACCCGTACGCCGCCGTCGTCCTCGCCGGCCACCCGGGGCTGGTCCGTACGGTCGTCTGCGACGGCGTGGTCGTGAAGCGGGACGGCGTCCTCACCGGTCCGGTCGGGCGGGCCATGGAGGCCGCCGCCGCGAGCCTCGCCCACCTCCGCGAGGCCGTGCCCGGGGTGCTGGGCGCCTGAACACGTGGTGCTTTGCACCCCATATGCGGGGCGCCGTGTGCCCGGAAAGCGGGGTGCTTTGCGCCCGGAAAGCGGGGTGCTGGGTGCTTGAAAGCGCGGTGCTCTGTGCTCAAGGCAGAGTGCCGGCGCCTCGCCGCCGGGTGCTGTAAGCGGGCGCCTGACCGCCGGGTGCTGGCCGCCGGGCGCCTGTGAGACGCCTGCCATGCGTTCAGGCGCAGCGGCGCGCATCGTCCGCGGGCTCAGCGTCGGCCGATGATCGTGGCACAATCCCGGCATGGCGGTCATGTTCCGGGTGCTCGGCCCGGTCGAGGCGTACGTCGACGGCGTTCCCGTCGACCTCGGCGGGCCGCGGCCCCGGCTGCTGGTGGCCCGCCTGCTGATCTCCAGGGGCGCGACCGTGTCGGTGGACGCGATCCTCGACGACCTGTACGACGGCGCGCCGCCGCCGCGCGCCCAGAGCACGCTGCACAGCTACATCTCCAACCTGCGCCGGGTGCTCGAACCCGGCCGCGCTCCGCGCACGCCCTCGTCCGTGCTGCTGAGCCGCCCACCGGGGTACGCGCTCGGGCCGCACGAGGTGGACGCCGACGAGTTCGTCCGCCTGTCCCAGGCCGGCGAGCCGGAACGCGCCCTGGCCCTGTGGCGCGGCACGCCGTACGAGGAGTTCGGCGACGTGCCCTGGCTCCGGCCGGAGATCGAGCGGCTCGCCGAGGCGCATCTGGTGACGCGGGAACGTCTCCTCGCCGGGCGGGTGGGCGACCCCCACGTGGTGGGCGAGCTGGAGGCCCTGGTGGCCGCGCATCCCCTGCGCGAGGGGCTGTGGGAGCTGCTCGCCCGCACGCTCTACGCCCTCGGGCGGCAGGCGGACGCGCTGGAGGCGCTGCGTACGGCCCGGGGCCACCTGGCGGAGGAGCTCGGGCTCGACCCTGGACCGGCGCTGCGCCGCCTGGAGGAGGCGATCCTCGCCCAGGACCCCGCCCTCGACGCCCCCGTACGGCAGGCGGCGCCGGTCCATGCGGCACCGGCCGATGTCGAGGCGGCACGGCCAGGGAGCGGAGGAACAGCGCGGCCGGAACGGCGCGCCGTCGGCCGGGGGACGCAGGTCGACCGGCTCGACGAGCTGGCGCGCGACGTGGTCCAGGCGGCCCGGGGCGTGGCACAGCGCGGTCCGGGGATCGCGGTGATCTCCGGCGAGCCGGGCATCGGCAAGACGTGGCTGGCGGAGGCGTTCGCGGAACGGCGGGCCGCCGAGGGCTGGCTGGTCGCCTGGGGCCGGTGTCATGAGACCTCCGGTGCGCCCGCGCTGTGGCCGTGGCAGCAGGTGGTGCGGGATCTCGCCGGCCGGGTCCCCCCTTCCGGCGCGCAGGCCGCCGCCCTGCGCGTGCTGCTCGGCGACGCCGCCTCCGAAGACGACCCCGCCACGGGCGCCGGACGGCCCGCCGAGGCGAGCGAGGCCAGGTTCCGGCTGCACCAGGCGACCGCGAACTACCTGCGGGCGGTCGCGGCCGACCGGCCGCTGCTCGTGGTGATCGATGACCTCCAGTGGGCCGACACGGCTTCCCTCGGCCTGCTGTCCGACCTCGCGCTGCTGCTGCGCGGCGCGGTCGCCGTCGTGATCACCGTACGGTCCGGCGACGGTCCTGCTGCGGTGCACGACACCCTTGGCCTGCTCGGGCGGCACGACGCCCTCCGCCTGCCGCTCGCCGGGCTCGACCCCGCGGCGGTGGCCGAGCTGTCGGGGCTGCGCGACGCGGCGAGCGTGGCGGCGCTCGCCGAGCGCACCCGGGGCAATCCGCTGTTCATCCGCGAGACCCTCCGGCTGGCCCAAGACCAGGGCATCGACAAGGCGCTCACCGGGGTGCCCGAGGGCCTGGCCGACGTGCTGCGCCGCCGTCTGCTCGACCTGCCCGCCCGGCACCGCCCCGCCATCGACGCGGCGGCCGTGCTCGGCACCGGCGCGGACCGGTGGCTGCTGGCCGAGGTCGTCGCGCACGCCTCGGACACCCCGGACGCGGACATGGATGTGGACGAGGCGCTCGACGCCGCGACCGCCCTCCGCGTTCTCGGCGAGGACCTGCGCTTCACCCACGACCTGGTCCGGGAGACCGTCTACGCCGACATCCCGCCGCGCCGCCGGGCCGGGCTGCACCTGGCCGCGCTCCGGGCGCTCGAACTGCGGCCGGGGGCCGACCTCGCGCTCCTCGCCAGGCACGCGATGGCCGCCGGACCCGCCGCCGTGGCCGACGCGGTGCGCTGGGCGTCGGCCACGGCGGGGCAGGCGGCGGGACGGCACGCGTACGAGGACGCCGCGCAGTGGTGGCGCCGGGCGGTGGAGGCGCACGGGACGCTGCCCGGCGCGGACCCCCGCGAGCACGTCGAGCTCCTGCTCCGGCTGGTCCGCGCGCAGCTCGCCGCCGGTCACGGCTTCGAGGCCCGGCAGACCCGCGCGGAGGCGGTGCTCGCCGCCGACAGGTCGGGTGACCCGCTGCTCGCCGCACGGGCGCTGACCAGCCTGGACGCCCCGGGACTGTGGAAGTTCTACACCTACGGCGACGTCGAGCTGCACACCGTGCGGCGGATCGAGGACGCCCTCGCCGCGCTGCCCGAGGGGGACTCCGAGCTGCGCTGCCGGCTGCTCGGCTGCCTCGGGATGGAACGTTACGACGGCTCGGCCGACCCCCGCTGTGACACCGCCACGGCCGAGGCCCTGGCGATGGCCCGCCGTCTCGTGGCCTCCGGGGAGGCCGGCCCGGAGCTGCTGGCGATCACCCTGAACGCGCGCTATCTGGGCGTGCAGCTTCCCGAGCACATGACGGAGCTCGACGCCATCGGCGAGGAGCTCACCCGGCTCGGGCTGCCCGGGTTCGAACTGCTCGGCCACATGATCAGAGAGCGGACCCGGATCGATCTGTTCGACGTGGCGGCCGCCGACCGCGCCGCCGAGCGGGCGGGGGTGCTGGTCGAGCGGCTCGACCTGCCCTGGCCCCGGTTCCAGCACCTCATCTGGACCGGCACCCGGCGCCTCCTCGACGGGGACTTCGACGGCGCGGGCAACGCGTACGCCGCGGCGGCCGAGGCCGGTGAGCGGCTCAACCTGTGGCACACGAGCGCGACGCTCTCCTCGGCGCTGCTCGCCCGCCACTTCACCATGCGCGACTTCGAGGGCGCCGACGAGCTGATGACGCACTACTCGCCCTTCCCCGCCCATCAGCAGGTGATGGGCCTGCTCATCGCCGATTCGCGGGGCGACCGCACGGCGGCCGAGACGGCGCGCGAGCAGGGCTGGCACGCGCTGCCGCGCGACTTCGGCGAGCTGCCGGGGTTGTGCCTGCTGGGCGAGGCCCAGATCGTCGCGGGCGACCGGGAGGCGTGCGCCGTGACCTATCGCAGGCTCCTGCCGTACGAGGACAGGATCGCCTTCGGGGCGGGGACGTTCTGCGCCGGGCCGGTCGGCTACTACCTGGGGCGGATGGCCCATCTGGGTGGGGCGGCCGGGCCGGAGGCGGCGCGGGCGCACCTGGACACGGCCGCCAAGCGCTGCGCGGCGGCCGGGCTGTCCTGGTGGGCCGCCCGAATCACCGCCGAACGCGAAGCCGTACGCGGCTGACCACCGGAAGCCGGTGGCCTGAGCGCGTTTTCGGCGTGCACGCGCTCACCGCCGGCCCAGCACCCAGCGGCGGCGTCGAAGAGGCCCGCACGCACGGGCCGCTCAAACCGACGAAGACGAAGGCCAGTGCCGTCCCCCAGCCTGGAGAACTTGCCTGGACGATCGCTGATCAGAGCTGCGAGCTCCTAGACTCGGTCTGCGCCTGCGCCTTATCCGCGTGCTGCAGGCGAGCCGACCATGTGGTCAGCGCTCGGGGCGGTTCAGAGAGCCACACCGCTGCACTCGTGATCAGCAGGCCGTACATGATGGCGGCAGCGGCACGCGTATAAGCAGCCGCAGGGCCGTGGACCTCGAGATCACAACGTCCCGGTGCCTGTGACAGACGAGCGCCTGCTGGCAAGCTCTGTGACCAGCGCTGCCAGCCGGCCGGTGAGCCGATCGATACAGTGCTGGTAGCACTCCAGCGAACCCGGCTCTTGTTTCACGGAATGTCTGCCGAGGGCGCCCGAGCAAAAGGCAGAATATGCCTCTTCTCCGAACGGCGGAGCACTGCGGTAAACGGTAGGAGGAGACCTTCACCGACCTGATCGCCAGCGCCGCCCACAGCGGAGCTCACCGCACTCGGCAAGCGAAGCGCGGGCCTGTCCAGGCGGTTTTTGCACAGTCCCGAAGCGCGCAGCGACTACGACTGTAGTCGGAGCAAGAGCCGGGTTGTCCGATCTTGCGGCGATGTCATACTTCGGGCATGACGGATTCCCAGCCGCCCGATCCCCGAGTGGAGAAGACCTGGGTCGACGACGCCGGCGAGTTGTTCGTTTCCGACGGGAGCCGCTGGCTGCGGTATGAGGACCTGCCGGACTGGCCGGATGGTGATGACCCAGACTCGAAGGCACTGTACAGGGACGCCGGATGACAACTCACGCAGGCAGCGCTGCCGGGAAGGCGAAAGCATTCGAGGGGCTGCCCTCGCCTCTGGACGCCGTCGATGACCTCCGGTCTGCGGCGAAGTGGACGCTGGCGACGGAAGGGGCGGTGGGTGCGGCGCTCATCAGCGGCGGGCCGCTGGTCGCGGTCGGCCAGGTGCACGGCACCTCGCACGCACTCCTCGCTGGAGCGGGCTTGACTGTGGCGCTGAGTGGGGTGGGGCTGGCGATATGGTTCACCGGCAAGGTGCTCTCACCACGGCTGACGACTCCCCAAACGCTGAGGTCCCCCGGCCTGGCTGGGCTGCGGCGAAGGATCGAGGCCGAGCCCGCACAGTTCCTCGGCGCGGTGGCGACAAAGGTGGACGACCTGCTGTTGCACCAGGAGGTCGCCGTCGACCTGGCACGAAAGGCAGCGACGGAGAAAGACCCCGCACGACGGCGGCTGATCCATCGCCAGTTGCGCCGGGCGGAGGCGAACGCGGAGCGGGCGGCCCCGTACGTCCGGTGGCTGTTGTCGTTGGCCCATGTCTGGCAGATTGAGGCGGACCTACGCCGGTCGCGGTGGTCCGCCCTGGTGGGCGGCCTGCTAGTGGTCGCCGGGGCGGTACTGTTCTTCGTCGCCACCGCTACCCCTGCGGTCGCTGAATAAGGAGGGGCGCTCGCTCGCGAGTTCGCGAACCTGAGCAATAAGGTCCCGGAGAGCCTGCTCGGCGATCTCCGGATCGGGGCAGAAGCGTTCGATGAGACCGGGCAGGTCTGTTCCAGGGATATCGCCGACCAGACCGCACAGCTCGGCCACATCGGCGGGCATGATGTCGTCGGCGCCGAACCTACCCAGGTCGTTGGCGGCGGCCTCGACCGATTCCGCGATGTCGTCATTGCCAATCAGAATGCAGACAAAGGCGGAAGCGAGATGGGCAGCGAAGGCCAAAACGGGCTGGCGGGTATGACTGGCCAGGCGGTCACCGAGGTTGTGGTAGCTGATCAGGATGCCTTCCACGTCCTCGACCATGTACTTATAGCGGAGGGAGTCGCGTTCCAGGCGTATGGCGGCGTCGCCGTGCCCGCGCGCGTCCTCAACGTCGGCGAGGGCGCCGAGGGTTCTGCCGAGCATGAGAGTGTCGCGGGAGTCTTGAAAGACCTGCCGGCACTCCCGCAGCACGGCCAGCGCCTCCTCGATACGGCCGAGGCGCAGAAGCGGGAAGTAGTTGTTGTACCGGCTGCGGGCGATGAAACTGGCAGGGGCGTGACGGTCGCGCTGGCTGGCGGTCACCTCGTCGATCAGGGTGAGAGCATCGGCATGTCGGCCGAGCAGCATGGCCGCATAGCGGCCGGTGTCTAGCAGCGCCTCGCGGACGTGCCAGGGCGCTTCCCCACCTTCGGGGTCGGGGGCGGAGGGCAGTGTGGCCATGCGGGCGCGGAGCCGGGTGACCTCGTCCAGGACCTGATCGGAGTGTCCCATCGCGGCCAGCACCTGCAGTCGCCAGACCTCGTCGGCCAGTTGGTTCCAGGGGCCCAGGCCGGCCTGGCGGGTGTAGACGGCCTTCTGCTCCGCCGCCTCAAGGGCCTCGGGTAGCTGCCCGGTGGACCGGCACAGCTCCAGCAGCCGCCCGGCGTTCGCCGACGCGGTTCGGTAGTCGCCGCGGGCTGCGGCCTCGGCCATGGCAGTGCGTAAGAGCGCGACGGCGATTGGCGGGTCGGTCACAGCAAGCACCTTGGCCAACA
This region includes:
- a CDS encoding amidohydrolase family protein, with product MPLSNDLIVTGGHVIGMDPAVPDGPADVVVRDGVIVSVGPAAEASPEAEVVDASGCVVMPGLVDTHRHTWQSSLRHIGLDWSLMDYLGAAFLQFGPNFRPEDVYAGTLLGALGALEAGITTLVDWSHIQNTPEHGDAAVAALRDSGIRGVFAYGWPQIDPLTWVGDHSDAELPADVRRIRDVLGDDTARVTMALAARGPEMSAPSAARRDLLLARELGLRATMHVGSSEKAGSVGWLHDEGLLDETITLVHASATGDDELKAAADAGATASVSPFIEMTMPGLGTPATGRLLRAGLVTGLSTDTEVATSGDMFTQMRAVLAHHRFTQDPAPLTAAGLLRMVTADGAAVAGLSAVTGSLTPGKRADLIVVEAGTPAMAPMLDPYAAVVLAGHPGLVRTVVCDGVVVKRDGVLTGPVGRAMEAAAASLAHLREAVPGVLGA
- a CDS encoding BTAD domain-containing putative transcriptional regulator, whose amino-acid sequence is MAVMFRVLGPVEAYVDGVPVDLGGPRPRLLVARLLISRGATVSVDAILDDLYDGAPPPRAQSTLHSYISNLRRVLEPGRAPRTPSSVLLSRPPGYALGPHEVDADEFVRLSQAGEPERALALWRGTPYEEFGDVPWLRPEIERLAEAHLVTRERLLAGRVGDPHVVGELEALVAAHPLREGLWELLARTLYALGRQADALEALRTARGHLAEELGLDPGPALRRLEEAILAQDPALDAPVRQAAPVHAAPADVEAARPGSGGTARPERRAVGRGTQVDRLDELARDVVQAARGVAQRGPGIAVISGEPGIGKTWLAEAFAERRAAEGWLVAWGRCHETSGAPALWPWQQVVRDLAGRVPPSGAQAAALRVLLGDAASEDDPATGAGRPAEASEARFRLHQATANYLRAVAADRPLLVVIDDLQWADTASLGLLSDLALLLRGAVAVVITVRSGDGPAAVHDTLGLLGRHDALRLPLAGLDPAAVAELSGLRDAASVAALAERTRGNPLFIRETLRLAQDQGIDKALTGVPEGLADVLRRRLLDLPARHRPAIDAAAVLGTGADRWLLAEVVAHASDTPDADMDVDEALDAATALRVLGEDLRFTHDLVRETVYADIPPRRRAGLHLAALRALELRPGADLALLARHAMAAGPAAVADAVRWASATAGQAAGRHAYEDAAQWWRRAVEAHGTLPGADPREHVELLLRLVRAQLAAGHGFEARQTRAEAVLAADRSGDPLLAARALTSLDAPGLWKFYTYGDVELHTVRRIEDALAALPEGDSELRCRLLGCLGMERYDGSADPRCDTATAEALAMARRLVASGEAGPELLAITLNARYLGVQLPEHMTELDAIGEELTRLGLPGFELLGHMIRERTRIDLFDVAAADRAAERAGVLVERLDLPWPRFQHLIWTGTRRLLDGDFDGAGNAYAAAAEAGERLNLWHTSATLSSALLARHFTMRDFEGADELMTHYSPFPAHQQVMGLLIADSRGDRTAAETAREQGWHALPRDFGELPGLCLLGEAQIVAGDREACAVTYRRLLPYEDRIAFGAGTFCAGPVGYYLGRMAHLGGAAGPEAARAHLDTAAKRCAAAGLSWWAARITAEREAVRG